In a single window of the Pseudogemmatithrix spongiicola genome:
- a CDS encoding magnesium chelatase: MTKSLPQTLGALRASEFGTAPKKGRSVKDELRANLLARIKSGQPLFKGVLGYEDTVMPQIVNALLSRHNFILLGTRGQAKSRILRALTTLLDPAIPVIAGSEVNDDPFAPISKFGRERVKEAGDDTPIAWLTSDQRYVEKLATPDVTVADLIGDLDPIKAARGGHLLADELSIHYGMLPRAHRGIFALNELPDLAGKVQVGLFNVMQEGDVQIKGYPVRLALDVVLAFTANPEDFTARGKIITPLKDRIGSEIQTHYPSTVDLALEITSQEAWTQRDGLPVRVPELVAEVAERVAFEARKEKRIDQRSGVSQRLSITLMENIVSNAERRAVRLNEPAVVPRLADLYAALPAITGKIELEYEGELIGGAVIARELIRRAADATLKEREPSLPLDEIIIWFDEGQALQVSDDATAAAAKAGFGAVPGLMGIVRESSLPHGDDDALVSSCELVLEALVARRKLSRSEGGQYGRSVRRERGFPSEHPEREE, encoded by the coding sequence GTGACGAAGTCCCTGCCGCAGACCCTCGGCGCCCTGCGCGCCTCCGAGTTCGGTACCGCGCCCAAGAAGGGCCGCTCCGTGAAGGACGAGCTCCGCGCGAACCTGCTCGCGCGCATCAAGAGCGGCCAGCCGCTGTTCAAGGGCGTGCTCGGCTACGAAGACACCGTGATGCCGCAGATCGTGAATGCGCTGCTCTCGCGGCACAACTTCATCCTGCTCGGCACCCGCGGCCAGGCAAAGTCGCGCATCCTGCGCGCGCTGACGACGCTGCTCGATCCGGCGATTCCCGTCATCGCGGGCAGCGAGGTGAACGACGATCCGTTCGCGCCGATCTCGAAGTTCGGCCGTGAGCGCGTGAAGGAAGCCGGCGACGACACGCCGATCGCCTGGCTGACGTCGGACCAGCGCTACGTCGAGAAGCTCGCGACGCCGGACGTGACGGTGGCCGACCTCATCGGCGACTTGGATCCGATCAAGGCGGCGCGCGGCGGACACCTGCTCGCCGATGAACTGAGCATCCACTACGGCATGCTGCCGCGCGCGCACCGCGGCATCTTCGCCCTGAATGAACTGCCCGACCTCGCCGGCAAGGTGCAGGTGGGCCTGTTCAACGTGATGCAGGAAGGCGACGTGCAGATCAAGGGCTACCCCGTCCGTCTCGCGCTGGACGTGGTCCTCGCCTTCACCGCGAACCCCGAGGACTTCACGGCGCGCGGCAAGATCATCACGCCGCTCAAGGACCGCATCGGCTCGGAGATCCAAACGCACTACCCGAGCACGGTCGACCTCGCGCTGGAGATCACGTCGCAGGAAGCGTGGACGCAGCGCGACGGCCTGCCGGTCCGCGTGCCGGAGTTGGTGGCCGAGGTGGCCGAGCGCGTGGCCTTCGAGGCGCGCAAGGAGAAGCGCATCGACCAGCGCTCGGGCGTGTCGCAGCGGCTCAGCATCACGTTGATGGAGAACATCGTCTCGAACGCCGAGCGGCGGGCGGTGCGGTTGAATGAGCCGGCGGTGGTGCCGCGGCTCGCAGACCTCTACGCGGCGCTGCCGGCCATCACGGGCAAGATCGAGTTGGAGTACGAGGGTGAGCTCATCGGCGGCGCGGTGATCGCGCGCGAACTCATCCGCCGCGCGGCGGATGCCACGCTCAAGGAACGGGAGCCGTCGCTGCCGCTGGACGAGATCATCATCTGGTTCGACGAAGGCCAGGCACTGCAGGTGAGCGACGACGCGACGGCCGCGGCGGCGAAAGCCGGGTTTGGCGCGGTGCCGGGACTCATGGGCATCGTGCGCGAGTCATCGTTGCCGCACGGCGATGACGATGCGCTGGTGTCGAGCTGCGAGCTTGTCCTCGAGGCGCTGGTGGCGCGACGGAAGCTCTCGCGGTCCGAGGGCGGGCAGTACGGCCGCTCAGTGCGCCGTGAGCGCGGGTTCCCGTCGGAACACCCAGAGCGCGAAGAGTAG
- a CDS encoding molybdopterin-containing oxidoreductase family protein → MTATVVRGACPHDCPDTCATLVTVEDGRATRIQGDKDHPFTQGFLCTKVNRYLERTYHADRVLTPLKRVGPKGPGATFVEASWDEALDAIAARLNAIRASADGPQSILPYSYAGTMGLLQGESIDRRFFHLMGASKLDRTICATAGMWGMRMTVGASIGADAELVPESDLVILWGTNTLTSNPHLWPKVLEARAKGTPVICIDPIRTRTAEQCDEWIGIRPGTDAALALGLMHVIFAEGLQDDDYLTQYTLGAEQLHERVKRYPPEKVAEITGVPAERIVTLAREYAKAKAAYVRINYGLQRHGGGAMAVRTIACLPAVVGHWRRPAGGVHLSSSANFAFNRAMLHREDLSPAGTRTINMSLLGDALTKPDAGVGGPPVKALVVYNSNPAAIAPDFLRVIEGFKREDLFVVVLEHFRTDTADYADWILPATTQLEHWDIHFSYGHLYASLNKPAIAPVGQALPNTEIFRRLAARMGLEHESLRDDDVTLVKQALDSQAEALKGLSFEELEKHGWLRLNLPKPYVPFARGGFRTPSGKCEFFSQRMADMGLDPLPDFTPPHEFPEQVPALAAKYPITLISSPAHQFLNSTFVNIGPLQRAAKEPEVSLHPRDAERRGIHDGQMVIVENDRGHFTARARLREGIREAVAWAPGIWWAKLSTDGRNVNAVTSQKLTDMGAGPTFYDCLVEIRAAD, encoded by the coding sequence GTGACGGCGACCGTCGTCCGCGGCGCCTGCCCGCACGACTGCCCCGACACCTGCGCCACACTGGTGACGGTCGAGGACGGTCGCGCGACGCGCATCCAAGGTGACAAGGACCATCCCTTCACGCAGGGTTTCCTCTGCACGAAGGTGAACCGCTACCTCGAGCGCACGTACCATGCGGACCGCGTGCTCACGCCGCTCAAGCGCGTGGGACCCAAGGGTCCGGGCGCGACATTCGTCGAAGCAAGCTGGGATGAAGCCCTCGATGCGATTGCCGCGCGCTTGAATGCGATCCGCGCATCGGCCGACGGGCCGCAGAGCATCCTGCCGTATTCCTACGCCGGCACGATGGGCCTGCTGCAGGGCGAAAGCATCGACCGACGCTTCTTCCATTTGATGGGCGCATCGAAGCTCGACCGCACGATCTGCGCGACCGCTGGCATGTGGGGCATGCGCATGACCGTGGGCGCGAGCATCGGCGCGGACGCCGAGTTGGTGCCGGAGAGCGATCTCGTGATCCTCTGGGGCACGAACACGCTGACGAGCAATCCGCACCTCTGGCCGAAGGTGCTCGAGGCGCGCGCCAAAGGCACGCCGGTCATCTGCATCGATCCGATCCGTACACGCACGGCGGAGCAGTGCGATGAGTGGATCGGAATCCGCCCCGGTACCGATGCCGCCCTCGCGCTGGGCTTGATGCACGTGATCTTCGCCGAGGGGCTGCAGGACGACGACTATCTGACGCAGTACACGCTGGGCGCCGAGCAGCTGCACGAGCGCGTGAAGCGCTACCCGCCGGAGAAGGTGGCGGAGATCACGGGTGTGCCCGCCGAGCGGATCGTCACGCTGGCCCGGGAGTACGCGAAGGCCAAGGCGGCCTACGTGCGCATCAACTATGGATTGCAGCGCCACGGTGGCGGCGCGATGGCCGTGCGGACGATCGCCTGCCTCCCGGCGGTGGTCGGGCACTGGCGGCGTCCCGCCGGCGGCGTGCACCTCTCGTCGAGCGCGAACTTCGCGTTCAATCGCGCGATGCTGCACCGTGAGGATCTCTCGCCAGCCGGCACGCGCACGATCAACATGTCACTGCTCGGCGACGCCCTGACGAAGCCCGATGCGGGGGTCGGTGGTCCGCCGGTCAAGGCGCTGGTCGTGTACAACTCGAATCCCGCGGCGATCGCGCCGGACTTCCTGCGTGTGATCGAAGGCTTCAAGCGCGAGGATTTGTTTGTCGTCGTGCTGGAGCATTTCCGGACGGACACGGCGGACTACGCCGATTGGATCCTTCCTGCGACGACGCAGCTCGAGCACTGGGACATCCATTTCTCCTACGGGCACCTCTACGCCTCGCTCAACAAGCCGGCGATCGCGCCGGTGGGCCAGGCGTTGCCGAACACGGAGATCTTCCGGCGGCTGGCCGCACGCATGGGGCTCGAGCACGAGAGCCTGCGCGACGACGACGTGACGCTGGTGAAGCAGGCGCTGGATTCGCAGGCCGAGGCGCTCAAGGGCCTGAGCTTCGAGGAGCTGGAGAAGCACGGATGGCTGCGGCTCAACCTGCCCAAGCCGTACGTGCCGTTCGCCCGTGGCGGCTTCCGCACGCCGAGCGGCAAGTGCGAGTTCTTTTCGCAGCGCATGGCGGACATGGGGCTCGATCCCCTGCCCGACTTCACGCCGCCGCACGAGTTCCCCGAGCAGGTGCCGGCCTTGGCAGCGAAGTACCCGATCACGCTGATCTCCTCGCCGGCGCACCAGTTCCTCAACTCGACCTTCGTGAACATCGGGCCGCTGCAGCGTGCGGCGAAGGAGCCCGAGGTCTCGCTGCATCCGCGCGATGCGGAGCGGCGCGGCATCCATGACGGCCAGATGGTGATCGTCGAGAACGATCGCGGGCACTTCACGGCGCGGGCGCGGCTGCGCGAAGGCATCCGCGAGGCGGTGGCGTGGGCGCCGGGCATCTGGTGGGCCAAGCTCTCGACGGACGGCCGGAATGTGAACGCCGTGACGTCGCAGAAGCTCACCGACATGGGTGCGGGACCGACGTTCTACGATTGCCTCGTGGAGATCCGCGCGGCGGATTGA
- the ygfZ gene encoding CAF17-like 4Fe-4S cluster assembly/insertion protein YgfZ, translated as MTAFLVDRSTRLRMLFSGEKAKESLGGLVTNDVVALQPGHGQRAVALTPKGRVIAMIRVVDRGADLFVDCEPSSADAFVGMIRKFVNPRTAKYAVITEQTACLGVYGASATKLVAPLLGASHEVFDALAPLALWRSEDGSVDVIRSDDFSVPGLDIVAAPARIVELRSALEAQGIRDVSAEQLEVLSVERGLPRFGVEMDGETIPQEANLDALGAISFTKGCYTGQEVVARIHFRGHVNRHLRWLRAESPLPRGATVVDAEGKEIGEVRSSVVSPERGPLAIAMLRREIVPGSAVQVKQGELAMSAQVEAIA; from the coding sequence ATGACCGCGTTTCTCGTGGACCGCAGCACGCGGCTCCGGATGCTGTTCTCGGGTGAGAAGGCCAAGGAGTCGCTGGGTGGACTGGTGACGAACGACGTCGTGGCGTTGCAGCCGGGGCATGGCCAACGCGCCGTCGCGCTTACGCCGAAGGGCCGCGTCATCGCGATGATCCGCGTCGTCGACCGCGGCGCCGATCTCTTCGTCGACTGCGAGCCGTCGTCCGCCGACGCCTTCGTCGGGATGATCAGGAAATTCGTGAATCCGCGCACGGCGAAGTACGCGGTGATCACCGAGCAGACCGCCTGCCTCGGCGTCTACGGGGCGAGCGCGACGAAGCTCGTCGCGCCGTTGCTTGGCGCGTCGCACGAGGTCTTCGACGCGCTCGCACCGCTGGCGCTGTGGCGCAGCGAGGACGGCAGCGTCGACGTGATTCGCTCGGATGACTTCAGCGTCCCCGGCCTGGACATCGTGGCCGCTCCGGCGCGCATCGTCGAGTTGCGCTCGGCACTCGAGGCGCAGGGCATCCGCGACGTGAGCGCGGAGCAGCTCGAGGTCCTCAGCGTGGAGCGCGGCCTGCCGCGCTTCGGCGTCGAAATGGACGGCGAGACGATCCCGCAGGAAGCGAATCTCGACGCGTTGGGCGCGATTTCCTTCACCAAGGGCTGCTACACCGGCCAGGAAGTCGTGGCGCGCATCCATTTCCGCGGACACGTGAATCGGCACCTGCGCTGGTTGCGGGCGGAGTCGCCGCTGCCGCGCGGCGCGACGGTCGTCGACGCCGAGGGCAAGGAGATCGGCGAGGTGCGCTCGAGCGTGGTCTCGCCGGAGCGCGGCCCGCTGGCCATCGCGATGTTGCGCCGCGAGATCGTGCCGGGCAGTGCGGTGCAGGTCAAGCAGGGTGAGCTCGCGATGAGCGCGCAGGTCGAGGCGATCGCGTGA
- a CDS encoding HAD family hydrolase — protein sequence MELPVLMIEFENVLADTATLRHAALAESLAADGIALTGELLPLAQGRTFENAILRIREAAGAPDDPTAVDLARLRAERAFAARLGKGVTMPVGLRAALEKLSAMARLAVVTRASRRDVEFVLQLGGLDGVFRPVITLEDVPAAKPTVAPFKAALARVAELFPGQVLRGVAVEDSVVGVRAAREAGLLTVLVGAHPPQDAMEADCWVESLADFTPERLRLLLSPAVKGIG from the coding sequence ATGGAGCTGCCCGTCCTGATGATCGAGTTCGAGAACGTCCTCGCGGACACCGCGACGCTGCGGCATGCCGCGCTCGCCGAGTCACTGGCGGCGGACGGCATCGCGCTGACGGGTGAGCTGTTGCCGCTCGCGCAGGGTCGCACGTTCGAGAATGCCATCCTGCGCATTCGCGAGGCGGCCGGTGCGCCGGACGATCCCACCGCCGTCGACCTCGCGCGGTTGCGCGCCGAACGGGCGTTCGCGGCGCGGCTCGGCAAGGGCGTCACGATGCCCGTGGGCCTGCGCGCCGCGCTCGAGAAGCTGTCGGCGATGGCGCGGCTGGCGGTGGTCACGCGCGCCTCGCGCCGCGACGTCGAGTTCGTGCTGCAGCTCGGCGGGCTCGACGGCGTGTTCCGTCCGGTCATCACGCTCGAGGACGTACCCGCCGCGAAGCCGACGGTCGCGCCGTTCAAGGCGGCACTCGCGCGGGTAGCCGAGCTGTTCCCGGGCCAAGTGCTGCGTGGCGTGGCGGTCGAGGACAGCGTCGTCGGCGTCCGCGCCGCGCGCGAGGCGGGCCTGCTCACGGTGCTGGTGGGCGCGCACCCACCGCAGGACGCGATGGAAGCCGATTGCTGGGTCGAGTCGCTGGCGGACTTCACGCCGGAACGCTTGCGCCTGCTCCTCAGCCCGGCGGTGAAGGGGATCGGATGA